From the genome of candidate division WOR-3 bacterium, one region includes:
- a CDS encoding DUF6029 family protein has protein sequence MKRKSKFFLFFFLFFYLYSQEEMPVEKKLNISGEIKGEYWFWTKKEPEFKLSDHFEGKSRFLINYENIYLRAGIFLYQPSLPKKSLKEYYYNFEYSHPKIEFLLGNFYQVFGRSLTFRSYLNEDFRYDKVLFGGRAISHILKSDITLFAGKMKNIIFQENRYQYENDTTDQLRGGEIIIYPFSFLEIGGRYVRLNKEKDITPRAFTEIFGPSISFTSNFFDFYYEFAEKLSTREVIGGRKKGYGHYLVTSFTFTGFGLSLEGMKYDSIDFGGEGYRYNDVPTPSKEGISINRGRDEKGFGISLNFTPFDFLNYEGSYGYLQTNKKDKYLKEFINKINLKKNEDFNNTFTFEYHKKKGIEAKVDITEELKFTNEAKLSFNNHTFGLEIPLNFSSDDTLKYKDWGINLEYEYNPYFIFNISYQRTTKKVPKYDYEDKWLLLEGTFFITQNITWRIRIGQERGGLVCSGGVCRYEAPFSGIKTSLQVRI, from the coding sequence ATGAAGAGAAAAAGTAAATTTTTCTTATTTTTCTTTCTTTTCTTTTATCTCTATTCCCAGGAAGAAATGCCGGTTGAAAAGAAGTTAAACATTTCCGGTGAAATTAAAGGCGAATATTGGTTTTGGACAAAAAAAGAACCTGAATTCAAACTCTCTGACCATTTTGAGGGCAAGTCGCGGTTTTTAATTAACTATGAAAATATTTACTTACGAGCAGGTATTTTCCTTTATCAACCAAGTTTACCTAAAAAGAGTTTAAAAGAATATTATTACAATTTTGAATATTCCCATCCGAAGATTGAATTTTTGCTTGGAAATTTTTACCAAGTCTTTGGTCGTAGTCTTACTTTCCGTTCTTATCTTAATGAGGATTTTCGTTATGATAAGGTGCTATTCGGTGGTCGGGCAATATCTCATATTTTAAAATCTGATATCACCCTCTTTGCCGGAAAAATGAAGAATATCATCTTCCAAGAGAATAGATACCAATATGAAAATGACACCACTGACCAATTAAGAGGTGGAGAAATTATAATCTATCCTTTCTCTTTTTTAGAAATTGGTGGAAGATATGTACGGTTAAATAAAGAAAAGGATATAACTCCTCGTGCCTTTACTGAAATATTTGGTCCAAGTATCTCTTTTACTTCTAATTTTTTTGACTTTTATTATGAATTTGCTGAAAAACTTTCTACCCGTGAAGTAATTGGTGGTAGAAAAAAAGGATATGGCCATTATTTAGTAACCTCTTTCACTTTTACTGGTTTTGGGCTCAGTTTAGAAGGAATGAAATATGATAGTATTGATTTTGGTGGTGAAGGATATCGTTATAACGATGTGCCCACACCAAGTAAAGAAGGAATATCAATCAACCGTGGAAGAGACGAAAAAGGATTTGGCATCTCACTAAATTTCACACCTTTTGATTTTCTAAATTATGAGGGTAGTTATGGCTATTTACAAACTAATAAAAAAGATAAATATCTAAAAGAATTTATTAATAAAATTAATCTAAAAAAGAATGAAGATTTTAATAATACCTTCACCTTTGAATACCATAAGAAAAAAGGAATTGAAGCAAAAGTAGATATAACCGAAGAATTAAAATTTACTAATGAGGCTAAATTATCTTTCAATAATCATACCTTTGGTTTAGAAATACCTTTGAATTTTTCTTCTGATGATACTTTAAAATACAAGGATTGGGGAATAAATTTAGAATATGAATATAATCCCTATTTCATATTTAATATTAGTTACCAAAGAACAACAAAAAAGGTTCCCAAATATGACTATGAAGACAAATGGCTATTATTAGAAGGAACCTTCTTTATTACCCAAAACATAACTTGGCGGATAAGAATTGG
- a CDS encoding TlpA disulfide reductase family protein: MKLRNLIFILILFFLIYPQEKTDTLKSYKKAPSFSLYNINKEKIYLDSLLGKGPIFISFWALWCKLCIQELDAFKKIYDQYETLGLKVLAISEDGPRAINNVKSFVKGKKWKYEILLDPDGKVRELFGVGSTMPTSFILDKKGNIRLVSRGYKKGDEKKFIRVIEEIINEEKK, from the coding sequence ATGAAATTAAGGAATTTAATTTTTATCTTAATTTTATTTTTCCTCATATATCCCCAAGAAAAAACTGATACCTTAAAATCTTATAAGAAAGCGCCAAGTTTTTCTCTTTATAACATCAATAAAGAAAAAATCTATCTTGACTCTCTTTTGGGGAAAGGACCAATTTTTATTAGTTTCTGGGCACTGTGGTGTAAACTTTGTATTCAAGAACTGGATGCCTTTAAAAAGATTTATGACCAATATGAAACATTAGGACTTAAAGTATTGGCTATTTCTGAAGATGGACCAAGGGCAATAAATAATGTAAAGTCCTTTGTGAAAGGAAAGAAATGGAAATACGAAATCTTATTAGACCCTGATGGAAAAGTGAGAGAACTTTTTGGTGTCGGTTCAACGATGCCAACAAGTTTTATTCTTGATAAAAAGGGAAATATTCGGTTAGTTTCTCGGGGTTATAAAAAGGGCGATGAAAAGAAATTTATAAGAGTTATCGAAGAAATAATAAATGAAGAGAAAAAGTAA